A single window of Jeotgalibacillus haloalkalitolerans DNA harbors:
- a CDS encoding lytic transglycosylase domain-containing protein, with product MAAKNKKSIGFRLVVALFTLVSVLIFSAIFVVFNDDEYRGKTLDLLEQNGAPVELEIPEEFISVYKKAADEYGVDWRLLAAHHRVETRFSTMDTLVSPVGAEGHMQFMPCTFIGWSHPSCEGLGEGEIPEEELTDPAAIDHYGGYGIDANDDGVADPYDIEDAVFSAANYLSQNGAAEGDLERAIFLYNRSDQYVEDVLGFYHDYKEKHP from the coding sequence TTGGCAGCTAAAAATAAAAAATCAATAGGATTCAGACTGGTCGTCGCTCTCTTTACACTTGTATCAGTGCTGATTTTTTCAGCAATTTTTGTCGTTTTCAATGATGATGAATATAGAGGAAAAACACTGGATTTGCTGGAACAGAATGGTGCACCTGTAGAACTTGAAATACCTGAAGAATTTATATCAGTGTATAAAAAAGCAGCTGATGAATATGGTGTTGACTGGCGGCTTCTTGCGGCTCATCACCGGGTTGAAACCAGATTCTCCACAATGGACACACTTGTTTCTCCTGTGGGAGCAGAGGGTCATATGCAGTTTATGCCGTGTACATTTATCGGCTGGAGCCATCCGAGCTGTGAAGGCCTTGGTGAGGGTGAGATCCCTGAGGAAGAACTGACAGATCCTGCTGCGATTGATCATTACGGCGGCTATGGTATCGATGCGAATGATGATGGTGTGGCAGACCCCTATGATATAGAAGATGCGGTATTCAGTGCAGCGAATTACTTATCACAAAATGGTGCAGCAGAAGGTGATCTTGAACGGGCAATCTTTCTCTATAACCGCAGTGATCAATATGTAGAGGACGTATTAGGTTTTTACCATGATTATAAAGAAAAACATCCGTAA
- a CDS encoding DUF2621 domain-containing protein, whose protein sequence is MLEGWFLWFILFWVVVLVSLFGIGGFFMFRKFLKRMPKEDGKSDLDWEEHYVNKTIHLWGTKEKELLNELVSPVPELFRDVAKQKIAGNIGKLAITENADRITLDLIVRGYIVATPKRDHKFLRKKLNELNIDIAEYEDLFAL, encoded by the coding sequence GTGCTTGAAGGCTGGTTTTTATGGTTTATACTTTTCTGGGTCGTCGTGCTTGTCTCTTTGTTTGGAATAGGCGGATTTTTTATGTTCAGGAAATTCCTGAAGAGAATGCCTAAAGAAGATGGAAAATCAGACCTGGATTGGGAAGAACATTATGTTAATAAGACGATTCATTTATGGGGAACTAAAGAAAAGGAACTTCTGAATGAACTTGTCAGCCCGGTCCCTGAATTATTCCGTGATGTGGCAAAACAAAAAATAGCAGGCAATATCGGCAAGCTTGCGATCACAGAAAATGCTGACAGAATTACGCTCGATCTGATCGTCAGGGGCTATATTGTTGCAACCCCTAAAAGAGACCACAAATTTTTAAGAAAAAAACTGAATGAATTGAATATTGATATCGCGGAGTATGAAGATTTATTCGCCTTATAA
- a CDS encoding thermonuclease family protein, with product MRKIGILFIVLFLSGCSEAGLTGEVTYIVDGDTIDVKLGDGSIERVRFLLIDTPETKHPTIGVQPYGPEASVFTEQLEGETVELELDVAERDRYGRMLAYVWHDGEMFNEKLLEEGLARVSVYPPNTKYVDEFRAVEATAKNDGIGIWSVENYQQDESTVSQDAGCDIKGNINSRGDKIYHTVDSPYYDKTIPEEWFCSVEAAEDAGFRAPK from the coding sequence ATGCGTAAAATAGGGATTTTATTTATTGTTCTATTTTTAAGCGGCTGCAGTGAAGCCGGCTTAACAGGGGAAGTTACTTATATTGTTGACGGTGATACCATCGATGTAAAGCTGGGCGATGGATCAATTGAGAGGGTTCGATTTCTGCTGATTGATACACCTGAAACCAAGCACCCCACGATTGGTGTGCAGCCGTATGGACCAGAAGCATCAGTATTTACTGAGCAGCTTGAAGGTGAAACCGTGGAGCTTGAATTAGATGTTGCAGAAAGAGACCGTTATGGCCGAATGCTTGCATATGTATGGCATGATGGTGAGATGTTTAATGAAAAACTGCTTGAGGAAGGGTTAGCACGGGTTTCAGTGTATCCGCCTAACACAAAATATGTAGATGAATTCCGTGCTGTGGAAGCCACTGCAAAGAATGATGGGATTGGTATATGGTCAGTTGAAAATTATCAGCAGGATGAGTCAACTGTTAGTCAGGATGCCGGCTGTGATATAAAGGGGAATATTAACTCCCGCGGTGATAAAATCTATCATACAGTAGATTCACCTTATTATGATAAGACGATTCCTGAAGAGTGGTTTTGTTCGGTTGAAGCTGCTGAAGATGCGGGATTCAGAGCACCTAAATAG
- a CDS encoding SCO family protein codes for MNKRMMTAGITAAILVSACSGGFEGNMEEELNAFEFTNHDGEQITNEDLEGTPVVANFIFTNCDTVCPPMTYNMTGLQEAIEDEGVENYRMVSFSVDPERDTPEALQEFMGRYDLNEDKWDFLTGYQFDTVSSLALESFQGLVVDDPSSDQMTHPTSIYLISPDGVVVKSYDGYQSVPEDEIIADLKALGDS; via the coding sequence ATGAATAAAAGAATGATGACTGCCGGAATAACTGCAGCAATCCTGGTGTCAGCGTGTTCAGGTGGTTTCGAAGGCAATATGGAAGAAGAGTTAAATGCATTTGAATTTACGAATCATGACGGCGAGCAGATCACAAATGAGGATTTAGAAGGGACACCTGTGGTTGCGAATTTTATATTTACAAACTGCGACACAGTTTGCCCGCCTATGACGTATAATATGACAGGTTTGCAAGAGGCGATTGAAGATGAAGGTGTGGAAAATTACCGGATGGTTTCTTTCAGTGTCGACCCTGAGCGCGACACTCCGGAAGCACTGCAGGAATTTATGGGGCGTTACGACCTGAATGAAGATAAGTGGGATTTTTTAACCGGGTATCAGTTTGATACAGTCAGCTCACTTGCACTTGAATCGTTTCAGGGACTTGTGGTCGATGACCCTTCGTCAGACCAAATGACACACCCAACAAGTATTTATCTGATCAGCCCGGACGGAGTTGTCGTAAAAAGTTATGATGGCTATCAGTCTGTACCTGAAGATGAAATAATCGCTGATCTTAAAGCGCTTGGAGACAGCTGA
- a CDS encoding phospholipase D-like domain-containing protein yields MKKKWYKQKRWYLIVFAMIYFSIMIYHQYKPLPEGISYRSEVRRAESVKFYRDLTYTENGERTLDHQIFERVYEMIGEAEDFIVIDMFMMDGRVSEKKGYPDLSGSLMNELIEKKEKFPEMPIIFITDPFNTGYGSYEGAWLEPMKDAGIDVVISNLDPLRDPTPLYSSAWRMGPKYFGQSGTGWIMNPFVDGGPEMTFRSYLALANVKANHRKAVITDQSAMVLSANAHNESGFHNNVAYEVSGPVIEDMLEAEAAVARMSGYLKDFPEFDSQEEKNPDGPLEVTYTTEGETLSQVLDAIGDTESGDEIWLAMFYLSEPNIVDALINAANNGVKVSFILDPNETAFGNKKTGLPNRPVINEMNENSDQQMNVRWYNVDIEQYHPKMMYIKAADEGTIISGSANFTMRNMKNYNLENNITISGPLTEGVMIDTEQYFNRLWNNEGAEYTVPLEEYQDTLSFWQRGVYWLQKSLKLTTY; encoded by the coding sequence GTGAAAAAGAAGTGGTATAAACAAAAAAGATGGTATTTAATTGTGTTCGCAATGATTTATTTCAGTATCATGATCTATCATCAGTACAAACCGCTTCCGGAAGGGATATCTTATCGAAGTGAAGTAAGAAGGGCTGAGAGCGTAAAGTTTTATCGTGACCTTACTTACACAGAAAATGGTGAAAGAACACTGGATCATCAAATATTTGAGAGAGTTTATGAGATGATCGGGGAAGCAGAAGATTTTATTGTGATCGATATGTTTATGATGGATGGCAGGGTCAGTGAGAAAAAAGGTTATCCGGATCTAAGTGGAAGTTTAATGAATGAGTTGATTGAGAAAAAGGAGAAATTCCCTGAGATGCCGATTATTTTTATAACTGACCCTTTTAACACGGGATATGGATCTTATGAGGGAGCATGGTTAGAACCGATGAAAGATGCAGGAATCGATGTAGTGATATCGAATCTCGATCCTCTCAGAGATCCAACCCCTTTATATTCATCAGCATGGAGAATGGGACCGAAATATTTCGGTCAGAGCGGTACAGGCTGGATTATGAATCCATTTGTCGACGGTGGTCCGGAAATGACGTTCAGATCTTATCTGGCATTGGCAAATGTGAAGGCCAATCATCGTAAAGCAGTCATTACTGATCAAAGTGCAATGGTTCTTTCAGCCAATGCACATAATGAATCAGGTTTTCACAATAATGTGGCTTATGAAGTGTCTGGTCCAGTTATAGAAGATATGCTGGAGGCTGAAGCAGCTGTAGCAAGAATGTCAGGCTATCTGAAGGATTTTCCTGAATTTGATTCGCAGGAAGAAAAAAATCCAGATGGTCCGCTAGAAGTGACTTATACCACGGAAGGTGAGACGTTATCGCAGGTTCTGGATGCTATTGGGGATACAGAATCAGGAGATGAAATATGGCTGGCGATGTTTTACCTTTCTGAACCGAACATTGTTGATGCATTAATCAATGCCGCAAATAACGGAGTGAAGGTTTCTTTTATTCTTGATCCGAATGAAACTGCATTTGGCAATAAGAAAACCGGGCTCCCAAACAGACCGGTTATCAACGAAATGAATGAAAATTCCGATCAGCAGATGAACGTTCGCTGGTATAATGTCGATATAGAACAATATCACCCGAAAATGATGTATATAAAAGCAGCCGATGAAGGTACGATTATTTCCGGCTCCGCGAACTTTACTATGAGGAACATGAAAAATTATAATCTCGAAAACAATATTACGATTTCAGGACCATTGACTGAAGGTGTCATGATCGATACTGAACAATATTTTAACCGGCTATGGAATAATGAAGGCGCTGAATATACCGTACCGCTTGAAGAGTATCAGGACACTCTTTCTTTCTGGCAAAGAGGTGTATACTGGCTGCAAAAAAGCCTGAAACTGACCACGTATTGA
- a CDS encoding exonuclease SbcCD subunit D — MKFLHTADWHLGKLIHGVYMTEDQSEILEQFVELADRIKPDAIIIAGDLYDRSVPPAEAVNLLNETLYKLNVDMKIPVVAISGNHDSADRIAFGSAWYKHSDLHVTGKWSPVLKGVEIKGVRFHSVPYAEPSVIRETLKDDSITSHHDAMKQVVASISSLEDFGEKPEVLVGHSFVTGGSTTDSERTLSVGGAGTVGKELFDSFTYTALGHLHSPYAIRDEKVHYSGSLMKYSFSEANHKKMVKCVTIENQEVSVEEILLKPKRDMVILRGSLEELMKQDFYDRKEDYIKAVLTDEGALIDPINRLRSVYPNVLHLERESTERDKKRDRQVREKHENLSDTELFRRFFAYVTEAEWTEELEAELKESLNVSLKGSDES, encoded by the coding sequence ATGAAATTTTTACATACAGCTGACTGGCACCTTGGAAAGCTTATCCACGGCGTGTACATGACGGAAGACCAGTCAGAAATTCTTGAACAATTTGTCGAGTTGGCTGACCGTATAAAGCCTGATGCAATTATTATAGCAGGAGATCTGTATGATCGTTCGGTACCACCTGCAGAAGCTGTCAATCTATTAAATGAAACTTTATACAAATTGAATGTTGATATGAAAATACCGGTTGTCGCAATCTCAGGAAATCACGACAGTGCTGATCGTATCGCCTTTGGTTCAGCGTGGTACAAGCATTCAGATCTTCACGTAACAGGTAAGTGGAGTCCTGTATTAAAAGGAGTTGAAATTAAAGGGGTCAGGTTTCATTCAGTCCCATACGCGGAACCATCTGTTATAAGGGAAACGTTAAAAGATGATTCAATCACCTCACATCATGATGCGATGAAGCAGGTGGTTGCATCAATTTCATCCCTAGAAGATTTCGGAGAGAAACCGGAAGTTCTGGTTGGTCATTCATTTGTAACAGGAGGCTCAACGACTGACTCTGAAAGAACCCTGTCAGTAGGAGGGGCCGGTACTGTCGGTAAAGAATTGTTTGATTCATTTACTTACACTGCGCTGGGTCACTTACATAGCCCTTATGCAATCAGGGATGAAAAAGTTCATTATTCCGGCTCCCTGATGAAATATTCATTTTCAGAAGCAAATCATAAAAAGATGGTCAAATGTGTAACGATAGAAAATCAGGAGGTTTCAGTGGAAGAAATTTTACTGAAGCCAAAAAGGGATATGGTGATTCTCCGTGGGTCACTGGAAGAGCTGATGAAACAGGATTTCTATGATCGTAAAGAAGACTATATAAAAGCTGTTCTGACAGATGAAGGCGCATTAATTGATCCTATCAACAGACTCAGATCTGTTTATCCGAATGTTCTTCATCTGGAAAGAGAATCAACAGAACGTGATAAAAAAAGGGATCGCCAAGTGCGTGAGAAACATGAAAACCTGTCAGATACGGAATTATTCAGGCGGTTCTTTGCGTATGTGACAGAAGCAGAATGGACAGAGGAATTAGAAGCAGAATTGAAAGAGAGTCTGAACGTAAGTCTTAAGGGAAGTGATGAATCATGA
- a CDS encoding CcdC family protein, with amino-acid sequence MLVYLSTIAAVIMGTAVFIIRLKAAKKPVTARKIFLPPIFMSTGALMFIFPYFRVTPLEAIEALVVGALFSIVLIKTSKFEQKADGIYLKASKAFPFILIGLLVLRILMKLALSTTIELGTLSGMFWILAFGMIVPWRAAMLIQFKRMQKDSGPQSAQMA; translated from the coding sequence ATGCTTGTTTATCTTTCAACAATTGCCGCTGTCATAATGGGAACGGCTGTATTTATAATCAGGTTAAAGGCTGCTAAAAAGCCTGTAACAGCCAGGAAAATTTTTCTGCCTCCGATTTTTATGAGTACAGGTGCTTTAATGTTTATTTTTCCGTATTTTCGTGTAACCCCATTAGAAGCGATCGAAGCGCTAGTAGTTGGGGCTTTGTTTTCTATTGTTCTGATCAAGACGTCAAAATTTGAACAGAAAGCTGATGGTATCTACCTTAAAGCCTCTAAAGCTTTTCCGTTTATTCTGATTGGGCTCCTTGTACTGAGAATTTTAATGAAGCTTGCTTTAAGTACAACGATTGAACTTGGAACTTTAAGCGGAATGTTCTGGATTCTGGCTTTTGGAATGATTGTACCCTGGAGAGCTGCGATGCTGATACAATTTAAAAGAATGCAAAAAGACTCCGGTCCGCAATCTGCTCAGATGGCGTAA
- a CDS encoding MarR family winged helix-turn-helix transcriptional regulator: MKTLDTYVKELHDTFDETSRLLTEDLEPLSQFNLTPQQENYLMFCVKYAPLTARELVHEFQVSKSAVSQVIARLEKDRFIEREQNPENKRETLIYLGPKGRMFARRIKDFNEKMTEQYYTHLSISEIEAVINSLRKLNDVIKQKQVEK; this comes from the coding sequence ATGAAAACCCTCGATACCTACGTTAAAGAACTTCACGATACGTTTGATGAAACAAGCCGGCTGTTAACAGAGGACCTGGAGCCTCTGAGTCAATTTAATTTGACCCCTCAGCAGGAAAACTATCTAATGTTTTGTGTGAAATATGCACCGCTGACTGCCAGGGAGCTTGTGCATGAATTTCAGGTTTCAAAAAGTGCAGTGAGTCAGGTGATCGCAAGACTCGAAAAAGATCGTTTTATTGAGAGGGAACAAAACCCGGAGAATAAGCGTGAAACCCTGATTTATTTAGGACCAAAAGGAAGAATGTTTGCCAGAAGAATTAAAGATTTTAATGAAAAGATGACAGAGCAGTACTATACACACCTTTCAATCAGTGAAATTGAAGCAGTCATTAATTCGCTCAGAAAATTAAATGATGTGATTAAACAGAAGCAGGTTGAGAAATAA
- a CDS encoding SMC family ATPase has product MRPKKLIIRAFGPYANTEEINFEELGSRTMFVISGKTGAGKTTIFDAIAFALYGKTSGEERSAQDLRSDFAEQNMLTSVDFTFSLKNRTYRIVRSPIQSRRKARGEGFTTVSAKAEIYEVTDGEEKLLGSTLSESDDQINRLMQLDFHQFKQILMIPQGEFRTLLTSDSTDKERILQKLFHTESYRYFQEYLKSKSKELREEAAGFLKDRTRFYDLLNPLDHLELTDALNQEVKHDKLILTLVNNLVATQKEKFESQKHIIQNKKEQYKDILKKIENALYIERAFKELQKTHEDLAQLKERQKEIAGWKDRLRIAREADQIWPFYKEVLTKEKESEQRTRFKEETHAQLSVIQQEYNQLKQKMEHLNQQKEEIASDEKKLNDLYLLKQKLERYLFKTEELTRHAQSGKADKEKLDKLKEQLAEYEKLKTDLSVKQQKWYEQQAKSADLKVEISELTSFLKICRELEEIKSARNHLENDLKVKNDNLLKINRELIKEQTELDKAQNEQFIQHAFELSGQLKQGEACPVCGSTHHPSPAVREGETIDTEVIQQNIQSFHSEKIRNESAIEHAENRMNQIDLELKKLNGEKESSKYFNERYSMNHYIEMKGAYEQEQHVLSIQLKDGEPSAEIKTAEQKILKLHQDIQQLEALVQKKRDDYISIRSQVNQLKEEIPEKYLNKEFLSSEISALEKNIQHFKMQYEQSEAKFLHADKEFNRLSERLKQAENEVLNTEKSLKEASDHLQDALEKSLFDQMGELVEGKLSDTEREELDQSVSSYEKKLFSLNEYAEKLKIDLEDVSKPDMKLLESEKTAVETELTKLEEEHSWLSAYIQQHEQILKNLDENLAASAETEKRYLLTGQLSEIANGQNELKLTFERFVLAYYLEDILIVANERLLKMTSGRYELHRKEDRSKGNKQGGLELLVMDHYTGQQRHVKTLSGGEAFKASLALALGLADVVQSYAGGVSLETMFIDEGFGTLDPESLDQAIESLMDIQSGGRLVGVISHVPELKERIDARLEVFSTKGGSSTKFIFETL; this is encoded by the coding sequence ATGAGACCAAAAAAATTAATCATCCGTGCATTCGGTCCATATGCAAACACAGAAGAAATAAATTTTGAAGAGCTTGGTTCAAGGACAATGTTTGTTATTTCCGGTAAAACGGGTGCGGGTAAAACAACAATATTCGATGCGATCGCTTTTGCACTCTACGGTAAAACGAGCGGTGAAGAGAGGTCTGCTCAGGATTTAAGAAGTGATTTTGCAGAGCAGAATATGCTGACCAGCGTTGATTTTACATTTTCACTGAAAAACAGAACCTATCGTATTGTACGTTCACCAATTCAGAGCAGAAGAAAAGCAAGAGGTGAAGGTTTTACCACAGTCAGCGCCAAGGCGGAAATATATGAGGTTACAGATGGAGAGGAAAAACTTCTTGGGTCAACATTAAGTGAATCAGATGATCAGATCAACAGGCTGATGCAGCTGGATTTCCATCAGTTCAAACAAATTCTGATGATTCCACAGGGTGAGTTCAGAACGCTGCTAACGTCGGATAGTACCGATAAAGAGAGAATTCTTCAAAAATTATTCCATACTGAATCTTACCGTTACTTCCAAGAGTATCTAAAATCCAAATCAAAAGAGCTCAGAGAAGAGGCTGCAGGCTTCTTAAAGGATCGCACCAGATTTTATGATTTGCTTAACCCTCTTGATCACCTAGAATTAACCGACGCGTTAAATCAGGAGGTGAAACATGACAAGCTAATTCTAACACTAGTAAATAACTTAGTAGCAACTCAGAAAGAAAAATTCGAAAGTCAAAAGCACATCATTCAAAATAAAAAAGAACAATATAAAGATATTTTAAAGAAAATTGAAAACGCCCTTTATATTGAGCGGGCTTTCAAAGAGCTGCAAAAAACGCATGAAGATCTGGCTCAATTAAAAGAAAGGCAGAAAGAAATTGCCGGGTGGAAAGATAGATTGCGCATTGCCAGAGAAGCAGATCAGATCTGGCCGTTTTATAAAGAAGTTCTGACAAAAGAAAAAGAATCTGAACAAAGAACGCGTTTTAAAGAAGAAACACATGCTCAATTATCTGTCATTCAGCAGGAGTACAACCAGTTGAAACAGAAAATGGAACATTTAAATCAACAAAAAGAAGAAATTGCTTCTGATGAAAAAAAATTAAATGATTTATATTTATTAAAACAAAAGCTTGAACGGTATTTATTTAAAACAGAAGAGCTGACACGTCATGCTCAATCAGGAAAAGCTGATAAAGAAAAGCTGGACAAATTAAAAGAGCAACTTGCTGAATATGAAAAGTTAAAAACGGATCTGTCAGTTAAACAGCAGAAATGGTATGAACAACAGGCGAAGTCAGCAGATTTAAAAGTTGAGATAAGTGAACTGACCAGTTTTTTAAAAATATGCAGGGAGCTTGAGGAAATTAAGTCTGCCAGGAATCATCTGGAAAATGATTTAAAAGTAAAGAATGACAACCTCTTGAAGATTAACAGAGAGCTGATAAAAGAGCAGACTGAACTGGATAAAGCACAGAATGAGCAATTTATTCAGCATGCATTTGAATTATCCGGACAGTTAAAACAAGGTGAGGCATGCCCTGTATGCGGCTCTACACATCATCCGAGTCCTGCTGTCAGAGAAGGGGAAACAATCGATACTGAGGTGATCCAACAAAATATTCAATCTTTTCATTCGGAAAAAATCAGAAACGAATCAGCTATTGAGCATGCTGAAAACAGAATGAATCAAATAGATCTGGAATTAAAGAAACTGAACGGGGAAAAAGAATCCTCAAAGTATTTTAATGAGCGTTACAGCATGAATCATTATATTGAAATGAAGGGTGCCTATGAACAGGAGCAACATGTGCTGTCTATCCAGTTAAAAGACGGTGAACCCTCAGCAGAAATAAAGACTGCAGAACAAAAAATTCTGAAACTTCATCAGGATATTCAACAGCTTGAAGCACTTGTACAGAAAAAGCGCGATGATTATATTTCTATCAGGAGTCAGGTAAATCAACTAAAAGAAGAGATTCCGGAGAAGTATCTTAATAAGGAATTTTTGAGCAGTGAAATCAGTGCGCTAGAAAAAAATATTCAGCATTTTAAAATGCAATATGAACAATCTGAAGCAAAATTCCTGCATGCTGATAAAGAGTTTAACAGACTGTCAGAAAGATTGAAGCAGGCGGAAAATGAAGTTTTAAATACAGAAAAATCACTAAAAGAAGCATCAGATCATCTTCAGGATGCGCTTGAAAAGTCTTTATTTGATCAAATGGGTGAACTGGTCGAAGGGAAGCTTTCTGATACAGAACGGGAAGAACTCGATCAAAGTGTTTCATCTTACGAGAAGAAACTATTTTCATTAAATGAATACGCTGAAAAACTGAAAATTGATCTAGAAGATGTTTCGAAACCTGATATGAAGTTACTGGAATCAGAAAAAACAGCAGTTGAAACTGAACTCACCAAGCTTGAGGAAGAACATTCATGGCTCTCTGCTTATATTCAGCAACATGAACAAATACTAAAAAATCTTGATGAAAACCTGGCAGCTTCTGCAGAGACCGAAAAACGGTATCTGCTAACTGGGCAGTTATCAGAAATCGCTAATGGTCAAAATGAATTGAAGCTGACGTTTGAACGGTTTGTGCTGGCATATTATCTCGAAGACATTTTAATCGTTGCAAATGAAAGACTGCTGAAAATGACATCAGGGCGGTACGAACTGCACAGAAAAGAAGACCGTTCAAAAGGTAATAAGCAGGGGGGGCTAGAGCTATTAGTAATGGATCACTATACAGGACAGCAAAGACATGTTAAAACGCTGTCAGGTGGTGAAGCATTTAAAGCATCACTGGCGCTCGCGCTCGGATTGGCTGATGTTGTACAGTCATATGCAGGCGGGGTGTCACTGGAGACCATGTTTATCGATGAAGGTTTCGGAACACTTGATCCTGAATCTCTTGATCAGGCTATCGAATCCTTAATGGATATTCAGTCAGGTGGAAGGCTTGTAGGTGTCATATCCCATGTACCTGAATTAAAAGAACGGATCGATGCTAGGTTAGAAGTGTTTTCAACGAAAGGCGGCAGCTCAACGAAATTTATTTTTGAAACGCTCTAA
- a CDS encoding glycine betaine uptake BCCT transporter → MKKISNVFWITLAIVLAAVIYSIAAPTSFEEGTANLQAFISSTFGWYYLIIVTGMVIFCIVLALTPIGQIRLGKPDERPEYSTSTWFAMLFSAGMGIGLVFWGAAEPMLHFASDPPLAEAGSDQALKDSMQYTFFHWGLHAWAIYAVVALALAYFKFRKGEPGLVSATLIPLFGDRMRGGWGTLVDVLAVFATVVGVATTLGFGAIQINGGLSYLTGIEINFTTQVIIIAVVTVLFMISAWSGISKGIRYLSNTNMILAVILMVVMLIIGPTMLILNLFTNSLGAYAQNLLEMSFRIAPLDQGNRDWINAWTIFYWAWWISWSPFVGIFIARVSRGRTIREFMAGVLVLPSLVSFFWFAVFGSSSINVQQQGNVDLTGLLTEEVLFAVFNEYQLGIVLSVIAILLISTFFITSADSATFVLGMQTTYGSLTPPNTVKLTWGLAQSAVAVILLSADGLQALQNALIVAAFPFSFIMILMMISTYKALNQERKDLGLMLRPKKQAVKDKTAKQNSES, encoded by the coding sequence ATGAAAAAAATCTCAAATGTTTTTTGGATTACTTTAGCAATTGTACTTGCAGCTGTTATATATTCTATTGCTGCACCAACCAGTTTTGAAGAAGGAACGGCTAACTTACAGGCGTTTATTTCATCAACTTTCGGCTGGTATTATTTAATTATTGTTACTGGCATGGTCATATTCTGTATCGTGCTCGCATTAACTCCAATCGGACAGATCAGACTGGGTAAACCGGATGAGCGTCCGGAATATTCAACAAGCACATGGTTTGCAATGTTATTTAGTGCCGGTATGGGTATCGGACTGGTTTTCTGGGGGGCAGCTGAACCAATGCTTCACTTTGCCAGTGATCCGCCGCTTGCTGAAGCTGGCAGTGACCAGGCATTAAAAGACTCAATGCAATATACATTTTTCCATTGGGGACTTCATGCATGGGCAATTTATGCAGTCGTTGCACTTGCACTAGCCTACTTTAAATTCCGTAAAGGTGAACCGGGCCTTGTGTCTGCAACACTTATTCCTCTATTTGGTGATAGAATGCGCGGAGGCTGGGGTACTTTAGTAGATGTACTTGCAGTATTTGCAACAGTTGTCGGTGTTGCGACCACGCTAGGTTTTGGTGCTATTCAGATTAACGGCGGTTTATCTTACCTGACAGGTATTGAAATTAATTTTACTACGCAGGTAATCATCATCGCAGTCGTTACTGTTTTGTTCATGATTTCTGCATGGTCAGGCATCAGCAAAGGAATCAGATACTTATCAAACACAAACATGATTCTTGCTGTCATTCTGATGGTTGTCATGCTCATAATTGGACCTACCATGCTGATTTTGAATCTCTTTACAAATTCACTGGGTGCTTATGCACAAAACCTGCTTGAAATGAGTTTCAGAATTGCACCTCTGGATCAGGGAAATCGTGACTGGATTAATGCATGGACGATTTTCTACTGGGCATGGTGGATTTCATGGTCACCATTTGTCGGTATATTTATTGCCCGCGTATCCCGCGGACGAACAATCAGAGAATTCATGGCCGGCGTACTTGTCCTGCCATCACTTGTAAGTTTCTTCTGGTTTGCTGTATTCGGCTCAAGCTCAATTAACGTTCAGCAGCAGGGGAACGTTGATCTGACAGGACTGCTTACTGAAGAAGTGTTATTTGCGGTCTTCAATGAGTATCAGCTTGGAATTGTATTATCAGTCATTGCGATTCTTCTGATCAGTACTTTCTTTATTACATCAGCAGATTCAGCAACATTTGTATTGGGAATGCAGACAACATATGGTTCTCTCACACCTCCTAATACAGTTAAGTTAACATGGGGACTTGCACAATCAGCTGTAGCTGTCATTCTGTTATCAGCAGATGGACTGCAGGCGCTTCAGAATGCACTGATCGTTGCAGCATTTCCGTTCTCCTTTATCATGATATTAATGATGATTTCGACCTACAAAGCATTAAATCAGGAACGGAAAGACCTCGGTCTGATGTTAAGACCTAAAAAGCAGGCTGTTAAAGATAAAACTGCTAAACAAAATTCAGAAAGCTAA